The Streptomyces cyanogenus DNA segment CGCGACCTTGGTGGTGACCGCGCCGGTCGCCGGGTCGGTGACCGGCCCGTACGTACCCGACGCGCCGTCGACGGACTTCCCGCCGATCCAGTGGTTGACGATCTTCGTCATGCCCAGAGACTCCTTCTTACAGATGGCGGCGTCGGGTCGAGACGTGCCGTTCGTACAGCTCTCGTGCCTTGACCGCGGACGCTCGGGTCGCGGTCTCGGCCACAGGAACATCCCACCAGGCCTGCGCCGGAGGCGCGCCCGACACAGTGTCGGACGTTTCGGTCTCCACGTAGACACATGTGGGAGTGTCGGCGGCCCGCGCCTCGGCGAGTGCCGCGCGCAGGTCCCGGACGGTCTTGGCGCGCAGCACCCGCATGCCGAGGCTGGCCGCGTTGGCGGCGAGGTCGACGGGCAGCGGGGCTCCGGTGAAGGTGCCGTCGGCGGAGGTGAAGCGGTACGCCGTGCCGAACCGCTCGCCGCCCACCGACTCCGACAGCCCGCCGATCGAGGCGTACCCGTGGTTCTGCACCAGCAGGATCTTGATCGCGATGCCCTCCTGCACGGCGGTCACGATCTCCGTCGGCATCATCAGGTACGTGCCGTCGCCGACCAGCGCCCACACGTTCCGCTCGGGCGCGGCGAGCTTCACGCCGAGGGCGGCGGGGATCTCGTAGCCCATGCAGGAGTAGCCGTACTCCAGGTGGTACTGGTCCGCCGACCGCGCCCGCCACAGCTTGTGCAGGTCGCCGGGGAGCGAGCCGGCCGCGTTGATGATGATGTCCGACTCGTCCACCAGCGCGTCCAGGGCGCCGATGACCTGGGGCTGGGTCGGCCGTACGTCGATCTCGTCGGCCTCGAAGCAGGCGTCGACGCGCTGCTCCCAGCGTTCCTTGTCCTCGGTGTACTCGGTGACGTAGGAGTCGGCGACGGTGTGGTCGTGCATCCCCAGCGCCTCGGTCAGCTCGCCCAGGCCGCTGCGGGCGTCGGCGACGAGCGGGAGCCCGGCCAGCTTGTGGCCGTCGAAGGGCGCGATGTTGAGGTTCAGGAAGCGGACGTCCGGGTTCTCGAAGAGGGTGCCGGAGGCGGTCGTGAAGTCGGTGTAGCGGGTGCCGACGCCGATCACCAGGTCCGCGGTGCGGGCCAGCTCGTCGGCGGTCGCCGTGCCGGTGTGGCCGATCCCGCCGACGTCCTGCGGGTGGTCGTAGCGCAGCGAGCCCTTGCCGGCCTGGGTGGAGGCGACCGGGATGCGGGTCGCCGCCGCGAACTCCGCGAGGGCCTCCTCGGCGCGGCTGTGGTGGACCCCGCCGCCGGCGACGACGAGGGGCCTGCGCGCCTCGCGGACCGCCCGGACGGCCTCGGCCAGCTCGGTCGGGTCCGCGCCCGGCCGCCGTACGGTCCACACGCGCGGCGAGAAGAACTCCTCCGGCCAGTCGTACGCCTCCGCCTGGACGTCCTGCGGCAGGGCGAGCGTGACGGCGCCGGTCTCCACGGGGTCGGTGAGGACCCGCACGGCCTGGAGCGCGCTCGGGATCAGGGCCTCCGGCCGGGTGACGCGGTCGAAGTACCTCGACACCGGGCGCAGGGTGTCGTTGACCGACACATCGCCCGCGTACGGCAGTTCCAGCTGCTGCAGGACCGGGTCGGCGGGGCGGGTGGCGAAGACGTCGCCGGGCAGGAGCAGCACCGGGAGGTGGTTGATGGTCGCGAGGGCGGCGCCGGTGACCAGGTTGGTCGCGCCGGGGCCGATCGAGGTCGTCACCGCGTGCGTGGACAGCCGGTTCGACTGGCGGGCGTAGCCGACCGCCGCGTGCACCATGGACTGCTCGTTGCGGCCCTGGTGGTACGGCATGACGTCGGCGTACTCGACCAGTGCCTGGCCGAGGCCGGCGACGTTGCCGTGCCCGAAGATGCCCCAGGTGGCGCCGATCAGCCGCCGCCGCTCGCCGTCGCGTTCGGTGTACTGGGCGGCGAGGAAGCGGACGAGCGCCTGGGCGACGGTCAGCCGGATCGTCATCGGTATCCCCCTGTGCTTTCTACGTGGTCGGGGTGGAAGCAGATCCGCCATTCACGGGTCTCGCCCGGGCCCGCCATGACGTTCAGGTAGTACATGTCGTGCCCGGGCTGGGCGATGGACGGGCCGTGCCAGCCGTCGGGGACGAGGACGGTGTCGCCGGAGCGGACCTCGGCGAGGACGTCCGAGCCGCCCTCGCGTGAGGGGAACACCCGCTGGTAGCCGAGTCCGTTCGGGCCGTCGATCTCGAAGTAGTAGATCTCCTCCAGCTCGGACTCCTCGCCCGGCCGGTGCTCGTCGTGCTTGTGCGGCGGGTACGAGGACCAGTTGCCACCCGGCGTGATCACCTCCACGGCGATCAGCTTGTCGCAGTCGAAGGAGTCGGCGGACGCGAAGTTGCGCACCCGGCGGGCGCAGGTGCCGCTGCCGCGCTCCTCGACGGGGACCTCCGGCGCGGGGCCGTAGCGGGCGGGGAGTCGTCGCTCGCACTTCGCTCCTGCCAGGGCGAAGCGGCCTCCCGCGCCGGAGGCGATCAGGACCCGGGCGTCCCGGGGGGCGTACGCGAAGTCGGAGGCTCCGCTGAACACACCTTCCCTGCCCAGGAGTTGGAACTCGACGTGCTCGGTCGACGCAGTCTCGATTCGTACGCTACATCCGCCTTCCAGCGGAAGCACGATCCATTCGCTGTCCCCGGTGGTGAACGTATGGCTGCCACCGGGCGCCAACTCCACGACACGCAGGCTGCTGTGTGTCCAGCCGGCCACCTCCGGGCCGATGTCGACGGCGTACCGGGCGTTCGCGGTGGCGCCCCTGGGCAGGTGCAGGTCGGTGCTGGTCATGCGGCCCTCACAGCAGTCCTACGGCGGTGTCCACGGCGGCGGCCACATCGCCGTCCGCCGGGTACAGCAGCGAGCGGCCGACCACCAGGCCGCGCACGGTGGGGAGTTGGAGCGCCCCGCGCCACTTCTCGAAGGCGGCGACCTGGTCCTCGGGCGAGTCGCCGATGTCCCCGCCGAGCAGCACGGCGGGCAGCGTGGAGGTCTCCATGACCCGCGCCATGTCGTCGGGGTTCTCGGTGACCGGCACCTTCAGCCAGGTGTAGGCCGAGGAACCGCCGAGGCCGGAGGCGATGGCGATGGACCGGGTGACCGCCTCGGCGGACAGGTCGTTCGCCAGCTTCCCCTCGGGGGTGCGGCGGCTGATGAACGGCTCCACGAACACCGGCAGCCGGCGCGCGGCCATGGCGTCGATGGCGCGGGCGGTGGACTCCAGAGTGGTCAGGGAGCCCGGGTCGGCGTAGTCGACGCGCAGCAGCAGCTTGCCCGCGTCGAAGCCGAGGCGCTCGATGTCCTCCGGGCGGTGGCCGGTGAACCGGTCGTCCAGTTCGAAGCTGGCTCCCTGCAGGCCGCCGCGGTTCATGGAGCCCATGACGACCTTGTGGTCCAGGGCGCCGAGCAGGAGCAGGTCGTCCAGGATGTCGGCGGTGGCGAGGACGCCGTCGACGCCGGGCCGGGACAGCGCGAGGCAGAGGCGTTCGAGCAGGTCGGCGCGGTTGGCCATGGCGAGCTTGCGGTCGCCGACGCCGAGCGCGCCGCGGGCCGGGTGGTCGGCGGCGACGATCATCAGCCGGCCGCTCTCGTTCAGCAGGGGTCTGCGGGCCCGGCGAACGGCGGCCTCGGCGATCGCCTCGGGGTGGTGGGTGCGGATGCGGACGAGTTCGGCCACGTCGACGCGGGGCGCGCGGATGCCCGAACCGCCCTCGTGCCGCGTGCCCGCGACCCGGCCGGCCCTCACAGCACCGCTCCGGCCTGGAGCGCGGCGGCGACCTCGTCCGGGGTCGGCATCGCGGAGGAGCACTCCAGGCGGGAGGCGACGATGGCACCGGCCGCGTTGGCGTGCCGCATGATCGTCTCCAGGTCCCAGCCGGCCAGCAGGCCGTGGCAGAGGGAGCCGCCGAAGGCGTCGCCGGCACCGAGCCCGTTGAGGACGGTGACGGGCAGGGGCGGTACCTCCGCGGACTCGCCCTCCCGGTTGACGGCGAGGACGCCCTTGGGTCCCTGCTTGACGACGGCCAGTTCGACCCCGGCGTCCAGCAGGGCGCGGGCGGCGGCATGCGGTTCACGGACGCCGGTGGCGACCTCGACCTCGTCCAGGTTGCCGACGGCGACGGTGGTGTGGCGCAGGGCCTCGGCGTAGAAGGGTCGGGCGGTGCCCGGGTCCGACCAGAACACGGGGCGCCAGTCGAGGTCGAAGACGGTGGTGCCGGACTTGGCGCGGTGGGCGAGGGCCGCCAGGGTCGCCGTGCGGCTGGGCTCCTCGCTCAGGCCGGTGCCGGTGACCCAGAAGATCCGGGTCTCGCGGATGGCGTCGAGGTCCAGCTCGTGGGCGTCGATCTCCAGGTCCGGGGCCTTGGGCTGCCGGTAGAAGTAGAGCGGGAAGTCGTCCGGCGGGAAGACCTCGCAGAAGGTGACCGGGGTGGGCAGGCCGGGAACGGGGGTGACCCAGCGGTCGTCGACGCCGAAGCCGCGCAGCGCCTCGTGCAGGTAGGTGCCGAACGGGTCGTCGCCGGTGCGGGTGATCACGGCGGTGTGCCGGCCGAGCCGGGCGGCGGCGACCGCCACGTTCGTCGCCGACCCGCCGAGGAACTTGCCGAAGGACGACACCTGGGCGAGCGGGACACCGGTCTGCAGCGGGTAGAGGTCCACCCCGATCCGCCCCATGGTGATCAGGTCGTAGGCCATCGGCTTCCCTTCGTCGTGGCTCTCCCCGGCTTTCTAGTCCCGCACGCCGAGCGCTGTCAATATTTTGTCCGGACATTCGGACCAGTTCCCACGGAGGGTCCGGCACCAGTGCGCTCTGTAGTCACTGCGTCACAAATACCCTCGCGCTGTCACACATGTCGCGGCTCAGCGGGCTTTGGGTCACACCCGGTCGACAGGCGATCTCCCCCGGTCACTCTGCGTCGTTCGGCAGGACACAGGCTTGGTGATCGCCAGCGCAGCG contains these protein-coding regions:
- the iolD gene encoding 3D-(3,5/4)-trihydroxycyclohexane-1,2-dione acylhydrolase (decyclizing) gives rise to the protein MTIRLTVAQALVRFLAAQYTERDGERRRLIGATWGIFGHGNVAGLGQALVEYADVMPYHQGRNEQSMVHAAVGYARQSNRLSTHAVTTSIGPGATNLVTGAALATINHLPVLLLPGDVFATRPADPVLQQLELPYAGDVSVNDTLRPVSRYFDRVTRPEALIPSALQAVRVLTDPVETGAVTLALPQDVQAEAYDWPEEFFSPRVWTVRRPGADPTELAEAVRAVREARRPLVVAGGGVHHSRAEEALAEFAAATRIPVASTQAGKGSLRYDHPQDVGGIGHTGTATADELARTADLVIGVGTRYTDFTTASGTLFENPDVRFLNLNIAPFDGHKLAGLPLVADARSGLGELTEALGMHDHTVADSYVTEYTEDKERWEQRVDACFEADEIDVRPTQPQVIGALDALVDESDIIINAAGSLPGDLHKLWRARSADQYHLEYGYSCMGYEIPAALGVKLAAPERNVWALVGDGTYLMMPTEIVTAVQEGIAIKILLVQNHGYASIGGLSESVGGERFGTAYRFTSADGTFTGAPLPVDLAANAASLGMRVLRAKTVRDLRAALAEARAADTPTCVYVETETSDTVSGAPPAQAWWDVPVAETATRASAVKARELYERHVSTRRRHL
- the iolB gene encoding 5-deoxy-glucuronate isomerase, whose translation is MTSTDLHLPRGATANARYAVDIGPEVAGWTHSSLRVVELAPGGSHTFTTGDSEWIVLPLEGGCSVRIETASTEHVEFQLLGREGVFSGASDFAYAPRDARVLIASGAGGRFALAGAKCERRLPARYGPAPEVPVEERGSGTCARRVRNFASADSFDCDKLIAVEVITPGGNWSSYPPHKHDEHRPGEESELEEIYYFEIDGPNGLGYQRVFPSREGGSDVLAEVRSGDTVLVPDGWHGPSIAQPGHDMYYLNVMAGPGETREWRICFHPDHVESTGGYR
- a CDS encoding Cgl0159 family (beta/alpha)8-fold protein, with the translated sequence MAELVRIRTHHPEAIAEAAVRRARRPLLNESGRLMIVAADHPARGALGVGDRKLAMANRADLLERLCLALSRPGVDGVLATADILDDLLLLGALDHKVVMGSMNRGGLQGASFELDDRFTGHRPEDIERLGFDAGKLLLRVDYADPGSLTTLESTARAIDAMAARRLPVFVEPFISRRTPEGKLANDLSAEAVTRSIAIASGLGGSSAYTWLKVPVTENPDDMARVMETSTLPAVLLGGDIGDSPEDQVAAFEKWRGALQLPTVRGLVVGRSLLYPADGDVAAAVDTAVGLL
- the iolC gene encoding 5-dehydro-2-deoxygluconokinase, with protein sequence MAYDLITMGRIGVDLYPLQTGVPLAQVSSFGKFLGGSATNVAVAAARLGRHTAVITRTGDDPFGTYLHEALRGFGVDDRWVTPVPGLPTPVTFCEVFPPDDFPLYFYRQPKAPDLEIDAHELDLDAIRETRIFWVTGTGLSEEPSRTATLAALAHRAKSGTTVFDLDWRPVFWSDPGTARPFYAEALRHTTVAVGNLDEVEVATGVREPHAAARALLDAGVELAVVKQGPKGVLAVNREGESAEVPPLPVTVLNGLGAGDAFGGSLCHGLLAGWDLETIMRHANAAGAIVASRLECSSAMPTPDEVAAALQAGAVL